In a single window of the Terrirubrum flagellatum genome:
- the gcvH gene encoding glycine cleavage system protein GcvH, protein MTTKFTKDHEYVRVEGDVAVVGITDYAQQQLGDVVFVELPAVGKQVAAGAEAAVVESVKAASEVYAPISGEVVEVNSALESAPGTVNEDPAGKGWFLKLKIKDKAEIDKLMSEADYADFLKTLG, encoded by the coding sequence ATGACCACGAAATTCACCAAGGATCATGAATATGTCCGCGTCGAGGGCGACGTCGCCGTCGTCGGCATCACCGATTATGCGCAGCAGCAGCTCGGCGACGTGGTGTTCGTCGAGCTTCCAGCAGTGGGCAAGCAGGTCGCGGCCGGCGCCGAAGCCGCGGTCGTGGAAAGCGTGAAGGCGGCGAGCGAAGTCTATGCGCCGATCTCGGGTGAAGTCGTCGAGGTGAACAGCGCGCTCGAATCCGCGCCGGGAACCGTGAACGAAGATCCGGCCGGCAAGGGCTGGTTCCTGAAATTGAAGATCAAGGACAAGGCCGAGATCGACAAGCTGATGAGCGAGGCCGACTACGCCGACTTCCTCAAGACGCTCGGCTGA
- the gcvPA gene encoding aminomethyl-transferring glycine dehydrogenase subunit GcvPA: protein MRYHPLSEADRSAMLTRIGVDNINALFADVPAKKLLKKPVDLPFTKSELEVERILGAMAAKNIPASSVPFFVGAGAYKHHVPSTVDHLIQRSEFLTSYTPYQPEIAQGTLQYLFEFQTQVAALTAMDVANASMYDGSTGTGEAVLMAHRITKRKKAILSGGLHPHYVDVVKTLSHMAGDEVVALSPDVTANEAMLALIDDSVSCVVVQTPDFFGNLRDLTAIAEKAHKHGALLIAVFTEVMSLGLVTPPGAMGADIVVGEGQSIGNGLNFGGPYVGLFAANQKYLRQMPGRLCGETVDAEGKRGYVLTLSTREQHIRRDKATSNICTNSGLCVLAFTIHMSLLGQTGLRRVAEINHANAAALAEMIEGVKGVKLLTESFFNEFTIRVKGDAARIVEKMAKKGVLAGVPASRLLPGAGLDDLIIVANTEVNTDEDRAAFVSALKGAIA, encoded by the coding sequence ATGCGCTATCATCCCCTCTCCGAGGCCGACCGCAGCGCTATGCTGACGCGCATCGGCGTCGACAATATCAACGCGCTGTTCGCCGACGTGCCGGCGAAGAAGCTGCTGAAGAAGCCTGTCGATCTCCCCTTCACCAAGAGCGAGCTTGAGGTCGAGCGCATTCTCGGCGCGATGGCGGCGAAGAATATTCCCGCTTCCTCCGTTCCCTTCTTCGTCGGCGCAGGCGCCTACAAACACCATGTGCCTTCGACCGTTGATCACCTGATCCAGCGCTCGGAGTTCCTCACGAGCTACACGCCCTATCAGCCCGAGATCGCGCAGGGCACGCTGCAATATCTCTTCGAGTTCCAGACGCAGGTCGCGGCGCTGACGGCGATGGATGTCGCCAACGCGTCGATGTATGACGGTTCGACCGGAACCGGCGAAGCGGTGCTGATGGCGCATCGCATCACCAAACGTAAAAAAGCGATCCTGTCGGGCGGGCTGCATCCGCACTATGTCGACGTGGTGAAGACGCTGTCGCACATGGCCGGCGACGAGGTCGTGGCGCTGTCGCCCGACGTCACCGCAAACGAAGCGATGCTTGCGCTGATCGATGACAGCGTCTCCTGCGTCGTCGTGCAGACGCCCGATTTCTTCGGCAATCTCCGCGATCTCACCGCCATCGCGGAGAAGGCGCACAAGCATGGCGCGCTGCTGATCGCGGTGTTCACCGAAGTGATGTCTCTTGGCCTCGTGACGCCGCCAGGCGCCATGGGCGCCGACATTGTCGTCGGCGAGGGGCAGTCGATCGGCAATGGGCTCAATTTCGGCGGCCCCTATGTCGGCCTCTTCGCCGCCAACCAGAAATATCTCAGGCAGATGCCGGGCCGCCTCTGCGGCGAAACCGTCGACGCCGAAGGCAAGCGCGGCTATGTGCTCACGCTCTCGACGCGCGAGCAGCATATCCGCCGTGACAAGGCGACCTCGAACATCTGCACCAATTCGGGCCTGTGCGTGCTCGCCTTCACGATCCATATGTCGCTGCTCGGCCAGACCGGCCTCAGGCGCGTGGCGGAGATCAATCATGCCAACGCCGCAGCGCTGGCGGAGATGATCGAAGGCGTGAAAGGCGTGAAGCTGCTGACCGAAAGCTTCTTTAACGAATTCACCATCCGCGTGAAAGGCGACGCCGCCAGGATCGTGGAGAAGATGGCGAAGAAGGGCGTGCTGGCTGGCGTTCCTGCGTCGCGTTTGCTGCCGGGCGCCGGACTTGATGATCTCATCATCGTCGCCAACACCGAGGTGAATACGGATGAGGATCGCGCGGCGTTCGTCAGCGCGCTGAAGGGGGCGATCGCGTGA
- the gcvPB gene encoding aminomethyl-transferring glycine dehydrogenase subunit GcvPB → MLNIQGRPTQPAANDADIDHPTFTNNRALMQEEALLFEIGRLDATGVDTPAPKKVKARLGKLARKSEIGLPGLSEPEAMRHYVRLSQKNYGIDTGLFPLGSCTMKHNPRLNEKMARLPGIGDIHPLQPVSTVQGALELMEELARWLLAFTNMEAVALSPKAGAHGELCGMMAIKAAIAARGEGATRNVVLVPDSAHGTNPATAALIGFTVKPVPARDDGWVHVEDLKPLLGPDVAAIMLTNPNTCGLFEPQVMEIADAMHKAGAYFYCDGANFNAIVGKTRPGDLGVDAMHINLHKTFSTPHGGGGPGAGPVVLSKRLAPYAPVPFVTKGKKGLTLVEHTDDAGESFGRMTAFHGQMGMYVRALSYMLSHGADGCRQASEDAVLNANYVRVGLADLMTQPFGDKPCMHEALFDDSWLKDTGVSTLDVAKAMIDEGYHPMTMYFPLVVHGAMLIEPTESESKASLDLFIAAMRDLAMAAKNGDVDRFSGAPYHAPRRRLDETRAARQPVLKWTAPQPISQAAE, encoded by the coding sequence ATGCTCAACATCCAGGGACGCCCCACTCAGCCCGCCGCGAACGATGCGGATATCGATCATCCCACCTTCACCAATAATCGCGCGCTGATGCAGGAAGAAGCGCTGCTGTTCGAAATCGGCCGCCTTGATGCGACCGGCGTTGATACGCCAGCGCCGAAGAAGGTGAAGGCGCGCCTTGGAAAACTCGCGCGCAAGAGCGAGATCGGTCTGCCCGGCCTCTCCGAGCCCGAGGCGATGCGGCACTATGTGCGCCTGAGCCAGAAGAATTACGGCATCGACACCGGGCTCTTCCCGCTCGGCTCCTGCACGATGAAGCATAATCCGCGCCTCAACGAGAAGATGGCGCGGCTGCCGGGCATCGGCGACATCCATCCGCTGCAGCCGGTCTCGACCGTGCAGGGCGCGCTGGAACTGATGGAAGAGCTTGCGCGCTGGCTGCTCGCCTTCACCAACATGGAGGCGGTGGCGTTGTCGCCGAAGGCCGGCGCCCATGGCGAACTCTGCGGCATGATGGCGATCAAGGCGGCGATCGCGGCGCGTGGCGAAGGGGCGACGCGCAATGTCGTGCTCGTGCCAGATTCTGCGCACGGCACCAATCCCGCGACCGCCGCTCTCATCGGCTTCACCGTGAAGCCCGTTCCGGCGCGCGACGATGGCTGGGTGCATGTGGAGGATCTGAAGCCGCTGCTCGGACCCGATGTCGCCGCGATCATGCTGACCAACCCCAACACCTGCGGGCTGTTCGAGCCGCAGGTGATGGAAATCGCCGACGCCATGCACAAGGCCGGCGCTTATTTCTATTGCGACGGCGCGAACTTCAACGCGATCGTCGGCAAGACGCGGCCGGGCGATCTCGGCGTCGACGCCATGCACATCAATTTGCACAAGACTTTCTCGACGCCGCATGGCGGCGGCGGGCCGGGCGCCGGCCCCGTCGTTCTCTCGAAGCGTCTTGCGCCTTACGCGCCGGTCCCTTTCGTCACGAAAGGCAAGAAGGGCCTCACGCTTGTCGAGCATACGGACGATGCCGGCGAGAGCTTCGGCCGCATGACGGCGTTTCATGGTCAGATGGGCATGTATGTGCGGGCGCTTTCGTACATGCTGAGTCATGGCGCGGATGGCTGCCGACAGGCGTCGGAAGATGCGGTGCTGAACGCGAATTATGTGCGTGTCGGCCTTGCCGATCTCATGACGCAACCTTTCGGTGACAAGCCCTGCATGCATGAGGCGCTGTTCGACGATAGCTGGCTGAAGGACACCGGCGTCTCCACGCTCGATGTCGCCAAGGCGATGATCGACGAAGGCTACCATCCCATGACGATGTATTTTCCACTCGTCGTCCATGGCGCGATGCTGATCGAACCGACGGAGTCGGAATCGAAAGCGTCGCTCGATCTGTTCATCGCAGCCATGCGCGATCTCGCGATGGCGGCGAAGAATGGCGATGTCGATCGCTTCTCCGGTGCGCCCTATCACGCGCCGCGGCGCCGGCTCGACGAGACGCGCGCCGCGCGCCAGCCGGTGTTGAAATGGACGGCGCCGCAGCCGATCAGCCAGGCGGCGGAGTAA
- a CDS encoding L,D-transpeptidase family protein, with protein MTRTAYAWRPAAILVSLALTTGAARAVEPMYGPQTHDRTASALAQYQAIAARGGWSMLPSSTRELRPGATGAEVAALHQRLAVTGDIDATLATSDQFNDATIEGLRKFQARHGLSLTGSVGTLTLRALNTPVDVRVKQLAASLDRLKNSSFAFGARYVVVNIPGAAAEAVENGQVAQAHTAVVGRPDRASPVLEARITAVNLNPTWTAPTTIVKNDIIPKVAKDAGYLEKNHMRLIGAGGAEIDPKTIDWNNTSSVPFSVRQDAGPTNSLGQLRIDMPNAQAVYMHDTPKKDLFRSDVRFHSSGCARIQDVRDLAAWLLEGTGVDRIAIETGIESAETKTIRLAHSVPVAWIYLTAWGSGDGAVQFREDIYKLDGAPKDPAASTLVARTKAPGVDMMTTGSVPAKPKPAKALVVGAANTEEPR; from the coding sequence ATGACGCGGACAGCCTACGCCTGGCGGCCGGCCGCCATCCTTGTTTCGCTCGCGCTGACCACGGGCGCAGCGCGCGCTGTCGAGCCGATGTATGGCCCGCAGACCCATGACCGCACCGCGTCGGCGCTGGCGCAATATCAGGCGATCGCGGCGCGCGGCGGCTGGAGCATGCTGCCCTCCTCGACGCGCGAGTTGAGGCCCGGCGCGACCGGCGCCGAAGTGGCGGCGCTGCATCAGCGGCTTGCAGTCACCGGCGACATCGACGCGACGCTTGCGACATCAGACCAGTTCAACGATGCGACGATCGAAGGCTTGAGAAAATTCCAGGCGCGGCATGGGCTGTCGCTCACCGGCTCGGTCGGAACGCTGACGCTGCGCGCGCTCAACACGCCGGTCGATGTGCGCGTGAAGCAGCTCGCTGCTTCGCTCGATCGTCTGAAGAATAGCAGCTTTGCATTCGGCGCGCGTTATGTGGTCGTGAATATTCCCGGCGCTGCCGCAGAAGCCGTCGAGAACGGCCAGGTGGCGCAGGCGCATACGGCCGTCGTCGGCCGGCCTGATCGCGCCTCGCCAGTGCTTGAAGCACGCATCACCGCGGTCAATCTCAATCCGACATGGACCGCGCCAACGACGATCGTGAAAAACGACATCATCCCGAAGGTCGCGAAGGACGCAGGCTATCTCGAAAAGAACCATATGCGCCTGATCGGCGCCGGCGGCGCGGAAATCGACCCGAAGACAATCGACTGGAACAACACCTCCTCAGTCCCTTTCAGCGTCCGGCAGGATGCGGGGCCGACGAATTCGCTGGGCCAGTTGCGCATCGACATGCCGAACGCGCAGGCGGTCTATATGCATGACACGCCCAAGAAGGATCTCTTCCGCTCCGACGTGCGCTTCCACTCGTCGGGATGCGCGCGCATTCAGGACGTGCGCGATCTTGCTGCCTGGCTGCTTGAAGGAACCGGCGTCGATCGCATCGCCATCGAGACCGGCATCGAGTCGGCTGAGACGAAGACGATCCGCCTCGCTCATTCCGTGCCTGTTGCATGGATTTATCTCACAGCCTGGGGTTCAGGCGATGGCGCGGTGCAGTTCCGCGAGGACATCTATAAGCTCGATGGCGCGCCGAAAGACCCTGCAGCTTCGACGCTCGTCGCACGCACGAAAGCGCCCGGCGTCGATATGATGACGACGGGCAGTGTTCCCGCGAAGCCGAAGCCCGCAAAGGCTCTCGTCGTCGGCGCCGCCAACACCGAAGAGCCGCGCTGA
- a CDS encoding acyl-CoA dehydrogenase family protein, with the protein MHFSLTDEEEMIRDSARRIAAEKIAPLAEKLDRGEGRAEFLANLKLLAESGFMALNVGAEFGGTEAGTVAFALAIEELGYACAATGVTASVTNMVGEVIQAVGSDMQKHMHLPKLADGTYPAGAFCLTESGAGSDPSNMKTKARRDGDDWIIDGEKLYITSAEYAGVFVVWAVTDPAAPKGKGISCFLVTSDAPGLIIGKAEKKMGQTGSATNIVRFDQCRVSASSLMGRENDGFRIAVGELAGGRIGIASLSLGIARAAMDAAKAYAKERKQFGQSIADFQGLQWMLADRETELEAARLLILQAAHQKDQKLPFGKAASMAKLYASEAAHRATDTAIQIHGGAGYVRDYPVERYARDARITRIYEGTSEIQRLVIAREILRQG; encoded by the coding sequence ATGCATTTTTCCCTGACCGATGAAGAAGAGATGATCCGCGACTCCGCGCGCCGCATCGCCGCGGAGAAGATCGCGCCGCTGGCGGAAAAGCTCGATCGCGGCGAGGGGCGGGCGGAATTTCTCGCCAACCTCAAGCTGCTCGCGGAATCCGGTTTCATGGCGCTCAATGTCGGCGCCGAATTCGGCGGAACCGAAGCGGGGACCGTTGCCTTCGCGCTCGCCATAGAAGAGTTGGGCTACGCCTGCGCGGCGACCGGCGTCACGGCCTCGGTGACGAACATGGTCGGTGAAGTCATCCAAGCTGTTGGCTCCGACATGCAGAAGCACATGCATTTGCCGAAGCTGGCGGATGGGACCTATCCCGCCGGCGCCTTTTGCCTCACCGAGAGCGGCGCAGGTTCCGATCCCTCCAACATGAAGACGAAGGCGCGCCGCGACGGCGACGACTGGATCATCGACGGCGAAAAGCTCTACATCACCAGCGCCGAATATGCCGGCGTGTTCGTGGTGTGGGCGGTGACTGATCCCGCAGCGCCGAAAGGCAAGGGCATTTCCTGTTTTCTCGTCACGTCTGATGCGCCGGGGCTCATCATCGGCAAGGCCGAGAAGAAGATGGGGCAGACCGGGTCGGCGACGAACATCGTGCGCTTCGATCAGTGCCGCGTGTCCGCGTCATCGCTGATGGGTCGCGAGAATGATGGTTTCCGCATCGCCGTTGGCGAACTCGCGGGCGGGCGCATCGGCATCGCGTCGCTGTCGCTCGGCATTGCGCGCGCCGCGATGGATGCGGCGAAGGCCTACGCGAAAGAGCGCAAGCAATTCGGCCAGAGCATCGCGGATTTTCAGGGTTTGCAATGGATGCTCGCCGATCGCGAGACGGAGCTTGAAGCCGCGCGCCTTCTGATTTTGCAGGCCGCGCATCAGAAGGATCAGAAACTGCCTTTCGGCAAGGCGGCGTCGATGGCGAAGCTCTATGCGTCCGAGGCCGCGCATCGCGCGACGGACACCGCGATCCAGATTCATGGCGGCGCAGGCTATGTCAGGGATTATCCGGTCGAACGCTATGCGCGTGATGCGCGCATCACGCGCATCTATGAAGGCACGTCGGAAATCCAGCGGCTGGTGATCGCGCGCGAGATTTTGCGGCAAGGATAG
- a CDS encoding PAS domain-containing sensor histidine kinase, with protein sequence MDLNAGDVLPPDLAERLAASLRAPGAFAVDAATGVVLAPQGAAALEMAARQALLAFGRERGAGAALLDLKLSGDSAPPTPAACRLMELEDRRVVVVVPIDGGVRAGAVAPAPEPKASSSDAPQVRILWRSDESGALAQVGDGLRRIMGDKAGAVIGRKWGDLVDDVLLDPTGALEDALARRATASGVELLWSSDHAPGPVTTIWSGVPVYDAARRFRGFRGFLLAPDLAPVAAPAPPPVVEDEPAAPVAEPVAVEPAVAEEAPAEEVRAVEDSGVASAEPAAAPASEQALPAMPHLSLAERNAFREIARALGVRGVETAEPEQAATRAPPQLRLVEKDEPRPAVAEEPREAEAEPTATKTATPVDEALAYEIVEPLDDAPLEIAAPREQEISDAQETSDSGAATQPTAPAVAEHVVADESPAEEESEIAPESAVEASAQDEQTPAAEATEPEEKAAELDDGDALESITEEPLAEASPAEPEKIEQQETPPAPAGENVAQPFESSVDTTPAFVAAPQAANDVAPTPDAEEIEKSVAALAAAMKKELDVPAPVSTPIAAEALRAPMHAPPPDPLLDHARDILDRLPVGVLINRGPKLLFANRTLLDLLDYPSTAAIEAHGGVAGLFKGRAPLSERDGPTGPVLLAGRDGESIAVDARLQGLAWDGAPATLVTFRRSLDVEVGQRLKATELDLRAREAELRETRAMLDIATDGVAVIDEDGRIMTLNRAAEALFGYDLNEVAGESLSTLFAPESHALAADYFEGLKSGGVRSVLNDGRELVGRVRQGGRIPLFVTLGQISDKPTRKFCAVLRDLTPWKKTERDLVDARKAAEDASAQKSDFLAKISHEVRTPLNAIIGFAEVMMEERFGAVGNDRYKDYLRDIHSSGGHVISLVNDLLDLSKIEAGKLDLNFASVNANEIVRGAVSLMQPQSQRARVVLRSALAMKLPAIVADERALKQIVLNILSNAVKFTDSGGQVIVSTTLTDLGEVAIRIRDTGIGMNEKELSEAMEPFRQLATSRRAGGTGLGLPLTRALVEANRASLKLSSVKNEGTLVEVVFPPTRVLAE encoded by the coding sequence ATGGATTTAAACGCCGGGGATGTCCTCCCGCCTGATCTCGCGGAGCGTTTGGCCGCAAGCCTGCGCGCGCCGGGGGCGTTTGCGGTCGACGCTGCGACAGGGGTCGTGCTTGCGCCTCAGGGCGCGGCGGCGCTGGAAATGGCGGCAAGGCAGGCGCTTCTGGCGTTCGGCCGCGAGCGCGGCGCCGGGGCGGCGCTGCTCGATCTGAAACTATCGGGCGATTCCGCGCCGCCCACGCCTGCCGCCTGCCGACTGATGGAGTTGGAGGATCGCCGCGTTGTCGTCGTTGTCCCGATCGACGGCGGGGTCCGCGCGGGGGCCGTTGCGCCGGCGCCTGAGCCGAAGGCGTCGTCGTCCGACGCGCCGCAGGTGCGCATCCTCTGGCGCTCGGACGAGAGCGGCGCGCTGGCGCAGGTAGGCGATGGGCTGCGCCGGATCATGGGCGACAAGGCCGGCGCCGTCATCGGCCGGAAATGGGGTGATCTCGTCGACGACGTGCTGCTCGACCCCACAGGCGCGCTGGAAGACGCGCTGGCGCGCCGCGCGACGGCGAGCGGCGTCGAGCTGCTCTGGAGCAGCGACCACGCGCCGGGCCCGGTGACGACAATCTGGTCGGGCGTGCCGGTCTATGACGCCGCGCGCCGTTTCCGCGGCTTCCGCGGCTTCCTGCTTGCGCCCGATCTGGCACCTGTTGCCGCGCCGGCTCCGCCGCCTGTGGTCGAGGATGAGCCGGCCGCTCCGGTCGCGGAACCCGTTGCTGTCGAGCCAGCCGTCGCGGAGGAGGCGCCGGCGGAAGAAGTTCGAGCGGTGGAAGATTCAGGCGTTGCTTCCGCCGAACCGGCCGCCGCGCCAGCGTCCGAACAAGCGTTGCCTGCGATGCCGCATCTCTCGCTCGCCGAGCGCAACGCCTTCCGCGAAATCGCCCGGGCGCTGGGCGTGCGCGGCGTCGAGACGGCGGAGCCGGAACAGGCGGCGACGCGCGCACCCCCGCAGCTTCGTCTCGTCGAGAAGGACGAGCCGCGGCCGGCTGTCGCCGAAGAGCCTCGCGAAGCTGAAGCGGAGCCGACCGCAACAAAGACTGCGACGCCGGTCGACGAAGCTCTCGCCTATGAGATTGTCGAACCGCTCGATGATGCGCCGCTCGAAATCGCGGCGCCACGGGAGCAGGAGATCTCAGACGCGCAGGAGACGTCTGATAGCGGAGCGGCGACGCAACCGACTGCGCCGGCAGTCGCGGAGCATGTCGTCGCCGACGAATCGCCTGCGGAAGAAGAGAGCGAAATCGCGCCCGAATCCGCTGTCGAAGCGTCAGCGCAAGATGAGCAAACGCCTGCGGCCGAGGCGACAGAGCCAGAAGAGAAGGCAGCCGAACTCGACGATGGCGACGCGTTAGAATCGATCACCGAAGAGCCGCTCGCGGAGGCTTCTCCCGCAGAGCCTGAAAAGATCGAGCAGCAGGAAACTCCGCCGGCGCCGGCAGGCGAGAACGTCGCACAGCCTTTCGAGTCTTCCGTCGATACCACGCCCGCCTTCGTCGCTGCGCCTCAAGCTGCGAACGATGTCGCGCCCACGCCTGATGCAGAGGAGATCGAGAAGAGCGTCGCCGCGCTCGCGGCCGCGATGAAGAAGGAGCTTGATGTGCCGGCGCCTGTCAGCACGCCGATCGCTGCCGAAGCTCTGCGCGCGCCCATGCATGCGCCGCCGCCCGATCCGCTTCTTGACCATGCGCGCGACATTCTCGATCGTCTGCCCGTCGGCGTGCTCATCAATCGCGGCCCGAAGCTCCTCTTCGCCAATCGCACCTTGCTCGATCTGCTCGATTATCCCTCGACGGCGGCGATCGAAGCGCATGGCGGCGTCGCCGGCCTGTTCAAGGGCCGGGCGCCGCTGAGCGAACGCGACGGGCCGACAGGGCCGGTGCTTCTCGCCGGGCGTGATGGCGAATCCATCGCCGTCGATGCGCGCCTGCAAGGACTTGCGTGGGACGGTGCGCCGGCGACGCTCGTGACCTTCCGCCGTTCCCTTGATGTCGAAGTCGGCCAGCGTCTCAAGGCGACGGAGCTCGATCTGCGCGCGCGCGAGGCCGAATTGCGTGAGACGCGCGCCATGCTCGACATCGCGACCGACGGCGTCGCGGTCATCGACGAGGACGGGCGCATCATGACGCTCAACCGGGCGGCCGAGGCGCTGTTCGGTTACGATCTCAACGAAGTCGCGGGCGAATCTCTCAGCACTCTGTTTGCGCCGGAGAGCCACGCGCTGGCGGCCGATTATTTCGAGGGCCTGAAATCGGGCGGCGTGCGCTCGGTGCTCAATGATGGACGCGAGCTTGTCGGCCGCGTGCGCCAGGGTGGCCGCATTCCGCTCTTCGTCACGCTCGGCCAGATCAGCGACAAGCCGACGCGGAAATTCTGCGCCGTGCTGCGCGATCTCACGCCTTGGAAGAAGACGGAGCGCGATCTCGTCGATGCGCGCAAGGCCGCCGAGGATGCGTCGGCGCAGAAGTCTGATTTTCTCGCCAAGATCAGCCATGAGGTGCGCACGCCGCTCAACGCCATCATTGGTTTCGCCGAAGTGATGATGGAGGAGCGCTTCGGCGCGGTCGGCAATGATCGCTACAAGGATTATCTGCGCGACATCCATTCCTCCGGCGGCCACGTCATCAGCCTCGTCAATGATCTCCTCGATCTCTCCAAGATCGAGGCGGGCAAACTCGATCTCAATTTCGCCAGCGTGAATGCGAACGAGATCGTGCGCGGCGCGGTGAGCCTGATGCAGCCGCAGTCGCAGCGCGCCCGCGTGGTGCTGCGCTCGGCGCTCGCCATGAAGCTGCCCGCGATCGTCGCCGATGAGCGCGCGCTGAAGCAGATCGTGCTCAACATCCTGTCGAACGCCGTGAAGTTCACGGATTCCGGCGGGCAAGTGATCGTCTCGACGACGCTGACCGATCTCGGCGAAGTCGCGATCCGCATTCGCGACACTGGCATCGGCATGAATGAAAAGGAATTGTCGGAAGCGATGGAGCCGTTCCGGCAGCTCGCGACCTCGCGTCGCGCCGGCGGCACCGGCCTTGGCCTGCCGCTGACGCGCGCGCTCGTCGAAGCCAATCGCGCCAGCCTGAAGCTGTCGAGCGTGAAGAATGAGGGCACGCTGGTCGAAGTGGTGTTTCCGCCGACGCGCGTGCTGGCGGAGTAG
- a CDS encoding phasin produces MSFNMPKFEIPNEMRDFAEKSVEQARKAFEGFLGAAQKAVDTVQSQAASNQASAADFAKKAMTQAESNVTAAFEHATKLVRAKDPQEVMQLQSEYLKSQLATVQAQLKDLGTAMQSNIKDFTAAAQSNMQKAMDAAKELDPTKKK; encoded by the coding sequence ATGAGCTTCAACATGCCGAAATTCGAAATCCCCAATGAAATGCGGGATTTCGCTGAGAAGAGCGTGGAGCAGGCCCGGAAGGCCTTCGAGGGTTTCCTCGGCGCGGCCCAGAAGGCGGTCGACACGGTCCAGAGCCAGGCGGCCTCGAATCAGGCCAGCGCCGCCGACTTCGCCAAGAAGGCGATGACCCAGGCCGAAAGCAACGTCACCGCCGCCTTCGAGCACGCCACCAAGCTGGTGCGCGCCAAGGACCCTCAGGAAGTGATGCAGCTCCAGTCCGAATATCTGAAGTCGCAGCTCGCGACGGTTCAGGCGCAGCTCAAGGATCTGGGGACGGCGATGCAGAGCAACATCAAGGATTTCACCGCCGCCGCGCAGAGCAACATGCAGAAGGCGATGGATGCGGCGAAGGAACTCGATCCGACGAAGAAGAAGTAG
- a CDS encoding D-TA family PLP-dependent enzyme gives MSDLKQRISREFGSPCIVIDMDKVERNIARVQKICDDAGVNNRPHIKTHKSPVLAKMQVEAGAKGITCQKIGEAEIMADAGIDDILISYNIIGDEKTGRLGRVLEKADVTVAADNLTVIEGLPRAGEIAGRPLGVVIECDTGRKRAGVETPAEAIALAREVAKRPHLNFRGLMFYPPEDGWPATQSFFNEVKSALRADGLADKIEIVSTGGTPNLTNLGKLAGATEHRAGTSIFNDRMQIAAGSATLDDCALSVYATVVSRAGVDRGILDSGSKTLTSDTGGLDGHGLILEHPQARIAKFAEEHGFLDLTGVNDKPKVGDVVRIIPNHVCVVVNMVDRLVMVRGDEIIGELPVAARGKLT, from the coding sequence ATGTCTGATCTCAAGCAGCGCATTTCCCGCGAATTCGGCAGCCCCTGCATCGTCATCGACATGGACAAGGTCGAGCGCAACATCGCGCGCGTGCAGAAGATCTGCGATGACGCAGGCGTGAACAATCGCCCGCATATCAAGACGCACAAGTCGCCTGTGCTGGCGAAGATGCAGGTCGAGGCGGGCGCGAAAGGAATCACCTGCCAAAAGATCGGCGAAGCCGAGATCATGGCCGACGCCGGCATCGACGACATTCTCATCAGCTACAACATCATCGGCGATGAGAAGACCGGCCGCTTGGGCCGCGTGCTCGAAAAGGCCGATGTGACGGTCGCCGCCGACAATCTCACTGTGATTGAAGGATTGCCGCGCGCCGGCGAGATTGCCGGACGCCCGCTTGGCGTCGTCATCGAATGCGACACCGGCCGCAAACGCGCCGGCGTCGAAACTCCCGCTGAAGCGATCGCGCTCGCGCGCGAAGTCGCGAAGCGTCCCCATCTCAATTTTCGCGGTTTGATGTTCTATCCGCCGGAGGATGGCTGGCCGGCGACGCAGAGCTTCTTCAACGAAGTGAAATCCGCGCTCCGCGCCGATGGTCTCGCCGACAAGATCGAGATCGTCTCGACCGGCGGCACGCCGAACCTCACCAATCTCGGCAAGCTCGCAGGCGCGACCGAGCATCGCGCCGGCACCTCGATCTTCAATGATCGCATGCAGATCGCCGCCGGCTCCGCCACGCTCGATGATTGCGCGCTCAGCGTCTATGCGACCGTGGTGAGCCGCGCCGGCGTTGATCGCGGCATTCTCGATTCAGGCTCGAAGACGCTGACGAGCGACACGGGTGGTCTCGACGGTCATGGGTTGATCCTCGAACATCCGCAGGCGCGCATCGCGAAATTCGCCGAGGAGCACGGCTTTCTCGATCTCACCGGCGTCAACGACAAACCGAAGGTCGGCGACGTCGTGCGCATCATTCCGAACCATGTCTGCGTCGTCGTGAACATGGTCGATCGTCTGGTGATGGTGCGCGGCGATGAGATCATCGGCGAATTGCCGGTCGCAGCGCGCGGGAAGCTGACCTGA